In Streptomyces venezuelae, the sequence CTCGCCGACCGGCTCTGAACGGCCCGGTCCGGGATCCCGGATCCCGGATCCCGGTCTCCGGCCGCCGCGCAGGCTGCCGGGGCCGGCCCTACAGCCGCCCCGTACCGCCGGCGCGCTGCCGGCGACGCCCGAGCCACTGGCCGGCCAGTGGCAGCGCCAGGATCACCGCCGAGGTCCAGACGGCGGCGAAGACCCAGATCAGGATCCGGGAGACGGTGACCGAGGCCGCCACGAACAGCACCGCCGCCGCCACACCGAGCAGCCAGGCGGCCACGGTGCGCTGACGCCGGTGCGAGGTGGAGCGCAGGATCCGGTCGAGGGAACGGTCGGCCTTCAGTTCGGCCTCGATCGCGGAGAGGGCGCGCTGCTCGCTGTCGGAGAGTCCGGCTCCATCCATCACGGCGTACCTCCGCCGGCTGCTGCCGTCGGGCGCGGGTCGCAGCCTCTGGCCGGGGAATACCCTGCCTGACGCGGCCCAACCCCCGGAGGACGCCGTGACGGCGGACCTGGTCACCAGATGGAGTTGACCCACTCCGGGTGGTCGATGAACGGGTTGCGGTTGTGCTGGAACTGGTCGAATATGACCTGGTTCCGGCGCTGCTCGAAGGCGTCCGGCGGGTCCATCTGGTTCCACTGCTTCAGCAGGCTGATCCGGCCGAAGAGCGGTGCGGAACCGTTGTTGACGTTGTCGTTCAGCTCCAGGTTCGCGAAGCCGTCACCACCGTCGTAGCGGACGGCCATGTACAGCAGCATCCGTGCCACGTCGCCCTTGACGGCGTCACGCGGCTCGAAGGAGTCGGCGTCGGTCAGGCTGCCCGGCGCCTCGGCGACCGGGCTGCCGCCCTTGTCGAAGTCCTTGTTGCCCCGGGTGCTGTTGACGGTGACGTCCTCGGGGCGCAGGTGGTGCAGGTCGGTGCCCGGGCCGGT encodes:
- a CDS encoding DUF3040 domain-containing protein, yielding MDGAGLSDSEQRALSAIEAELKADRSLDRILRSTSHRRQRTVAAWLLGVAAAVLFVAASVTVSRILIWVFAAVWTSAVILALPLAGQWLGRRRQRAGGTGRL
- a CDS encoding endonuclease I family protein gives rise to the protein MRISRLTPWAAGLAAAALFAVPAAAAAGQQGPTATENPSAAAADPYADYYANAQGKTGPALKTALHDIIKNQSKVTYDGVWNALKVTDQDPANPNNVILVYSGRSQSKATNGGGVNDWNREHVWAKSHGDFGTATGPGTDLHHLRPEDVTVNSTRGNKDFDKGGSPVAEAPGSLTDADSFEPRDAVKGDVARMLLYMAVRYDGGDGFANLELNDNVNNGSAPLFGRISLLKQWNQMDPPDAFEQRRNQVIFDQFQHNRNPFIDHPEWVNSIW